In the Danio rerio strain Tuebingen ecotype United States chromosome 8, GRCz12tu, whole genome shotgun sequence genome, one interval contains:
- the fhip2b gene encoding FHF complex subunit HOOK-interacting protein 2B isoform X1 — translation MDMFNKVTAFLQQALETREPSINLLESFVDHWKAITNYYIETTDESRAVKNTDIPWRLRQMLDILVYEEKQQGEEAGPCMEYLLQHKILETLCTLGKAQYPPGMSQQVMVFFSKVLSHIQKPVLHLINVYRPVQKLINLCGLPHSQTEKEESQFLFAVCTQVNKDPYVLNYILEIKNDSLKRSSSTSDEAAEKDCSGSSSPERASSPSSSSSACSLLSRSGAHPVSSPQEATGMIPVLLHLEKSEKRRVAHRSLESLLLLVSSTQEDTGHLLAERTPLCDLLAQRLTELYLLIPSTIDPADIHSFSVVQWRTRFTQDSTAESQSFPGSENVYRFFCFLDLCNELIKQAPKVLGVKMARALHSQWLKGVIQPHLLQMSEVGILVHTTLLSCSVRHIHSPALLEELVQFMLGSDTDSETRQHLHTHLLRYRLIEHCNHISDEISITTLRLFEELLQKPNRRILSNLVLRNLENRSYKLPGTGASDERLRVESDLLDESEELEEDPFFPDMYDDSGDSNHEPLLSLPNVRERLNPNLHTQVVDTVNSFLCLVPQEAKTSHLVQGAGYDTYVHDAHKVFKECTALVRDWKWPDSAKATVNNPSTDFYEGHFLHILFDRIARILEQPYELNLQVTSVLSRLAVFPHPNLHEYLLDPYISLSPGARSLFSTLVRVIGDLMQRIQNITNVTDRLVVIRRQLMGLDEESMVDHMTLLKGVIVLEEFCKELAAVAFVKLPTEEQ, via the exons AGGGAGCCTTCAATAAACCTGCTGGAGTCTTTTGTGGATCACTGGAAAGCAATAACCAACTATTACATTGAAACTACAG ATGAGTCTCGTGCGGTGAAGAATACAGACATCCCATGGAGGCTCCGGCAGATGCTGGATATTCTGGTGTATGAGGAGAAACAGCAAGGAGAGGAAGCAGGTCCCTGCATGGAGTACCTGCTCCAGCACAAAATACTAGAAACACTTTGCACACTAGGAAAAGCACAG TATCCCCCTGGCATGAGCCAACAAGTGATGGTGTTCTTCTCTAAAGTCCTGAGCCATATCCAGAAGCCTGTGctgcatttaattaatgtttatcgGCCTGTACAG AAGCTGATCAATCTGTGCGGACTCCCCCATTCACAGACAGAAAAAGAAGAGTCCCAGTTTCTCTTTGCTGTTTGCACACAAGTTAACAAAGATCCCTATGTCCTTAACTATATCCTTGAG ATTAAAAACGACTCTCTGAAGAGATCTAGTTCTACCTCAGACGAGGCTGCGGAGAAGGACTGCAGTGGATCCTCCAGTCCAGAGAGGGCATCCTCACCCTCCTCATCCAGTTCTGCCTGCTCCCTTTTATCCCGTAGTGGAGCTCATCCTGTTAGCTCTCCTCAGGAAGCCACAGGCATGATCCCTGTACTCCTTCACCTGGAAAAAAGTGAG AAACGTCGGGTTGCACATAGGTCTTTGGAGAGTTTGCTGCTTCTGGTCAGCTCAACACAGGAAGACACTGGACATCTGCTGGCTGAAAGAACTCCACTGTGTGACCTTCTCGCCCAGAGGCTGACTGAACTTTACTTACTCATCCCTTCAACTATCGACCCTGCAGACATCCACAGCTTCTCCGTTGTACAGTGGAG GACTCGCTTTACACAGGACAGTACAGCGGAGAGCCAGTCGTTTCCTGGCAGCGAGAACGTCTACAGGTTTTTCTGCTTTTTGGACCTCTGCAATGAACTCATCAAGCAAGCACCAAAG GTACTTGGTGTTAAAATGGCCAGAGCACTTCACTCTCAGTGGCTTAAAGGAGTCATCCAGCCTCATCTGCTTCAGAT GTCAGAGGTTGGGATCCTGGTACACACCACTCTGCTGTCATGTTCTGTACGTCACATACACTCTCCTGCACTCCTGGAGGAACTGGTTCAGTTTATGTTGGGCAGTGACACAGATAGCGAAACGCGCCAGCACTTGCACACACACCTTCTGCGTTACCGCCTTATTGAACACTGCAACCATATCTCAGATGAG ATCAGCATCACAACATTGCGTCTCTTTGAGGAGCTTCTACAGAAGCCTAACAGGAGGATCTTGAGCAATCTGGTGCTTCGTAATCTTGAGAACCGCAGCTACAAACTACCTGGAACAGGAGCCTCGGATGAAAGACTCAGAGTCGAGAGTGATCTTTTGGATGAGTCTGA GGAGCTGGAAGAGGATCCCTTTTTCCCAGACATGTATGATGACAGTGGAGACAGCAACCATGAGCCTCTTCTGTCTCTGCCCAATGTCAGAGAAAGACTTAATCCCAATCTGCACACGCAAGTTGTTGACACAGTCAACAG CTTCTTATGTTTAGTGCCTCAAGAGGCAAAAACATCCCATCTTGTGCAGGGAGCAGGATATGACACATACGTTCATGATGCACACAAAGTG tTTAAAGAGTGTACTGCTCTCGTACGGGACTGGAAGTGGCCAGATTCTGCTAAAGCCACTGTAAACAACCCTTCTACAGACTTCTATGAAGGTCACTTTCTACATATCCTGTTTGACAGGATCGCACGCATACTAGAACAG CCGTATGAGCTGAATCTGCAGGTGACGTCAGTTCTGTCCAGGTTAGCTGTGTTTCCTCACCCCAACCTGCACGAGTACCTGCTAGACCCTTACATCAGCCTGAGCCCTGGAGCACGATCCCTCTTCTCCACTCTAGTCAGG gtAATAGGAGATTTAATGCAAAGGATTCAAAACATCACCAATGTAACGGACAGACTGGTGGTGATCAGGAGGCAGCTGATGGGACTGGACGAGGAGAGCAT GGTGGATCACATGACCCTGCTGAAGGGTGTGATAGTTCTGGAGGAATTCTGCAAGGAACTTGCCGCTGTAGCTTTTGTCAAACTACCAACAGAAGAGCAATGA
- the fhip2b gene encoding FHF complex subunit HOOK-interacting protein 2B isoform X2, translating to MDMFNKVTAFLQQALETREPSINLLESFVDHWKAITNYYIETTDESRAVKNTDIPWRLRQMLDILVYEEKQQGEEAGPCMEYLLQHKILETLCTLGKAQYPPGMSQQVMVFFSKVLSHIQKPVLHLINVYRPVQKLINLCGLPHSQTEKEESQFLFAVCTQVNKDPYVLNYILEIKNDSLKRSSSTSDEAAEKDCSGSSSPERASSPSSSSSACSLLSRSGAHPVSSPQEATGMIPVLLHLEKSEKRRVAHRSLESLLLLVSSTQEDTGHLLAERTPLCDLLAQRLTELYLLIPSTIDPADIHSFSVVQWRTRFTQDSTAESQSFPGSENVYRFFCFLDLCNELIKQAPKVLGVKMARALHSQWLKGVIQPHLLQMSEVGILVHTTLLSCSVRHIHSPALLEELVQFMLGSDTDSETRQHLHTHLLRYRLIEHCNHISDEISITTLRLFEELLQKPNRRILSNLVLRNLENRSYKLPGTGASDERLRVESDLLDESEELEEDPFFPDMYDDSGDSNHEPLLSLPNVRERLNPNLHTQVVDTVNSGLTSSCTRVTSSSSAKVQFQYSRLQEQRTRKTSWMCS from the exons AGGGAGCCTTCAATAAACCTGCTGGAGTCTTTTGTGGATCACTGGAAAGCAATAACCAACTATTACATTGAAACTACAG ATGAGTCTCGTGCGGTGAAGAATACAGACATCCCATGGAGGCTCCGGCAGATGCTGGATATTCTGGTGTATGAGGAGAAACAGCAAGGAGAGGAAGCAGGTCCCTGCATGGAGTACCTGCTCCAGCACAAAATACTAGAAACACTTTGCACACTAGGAAAAGCACAG TATCCCCCTGGCATGAGCCAACAAGTGATGGTGTTCTTCTCTAAAGTCCTGAGCCATATCCAGAAGCCTGTGctgcatttaattaatgtttatcgGCCTGTACAG AAGCTGATCAATCTGTGCGGACTCCCCCATTCACAGACAGAAAAAGAAGAGTCCCAGTTTCTCTTTGCTGTTTGCACACAAGTTAACAAAGATCCCTATGTCCTTAACTATATCCTTGAG ATTAAAAACGACTCTCTGAAGAGATCTAGTTCTACCTCAGACGAGGCTGCGGAGAAGGACTGCAGTGGATCCTCCAGTCCAGAGAGGGCATCCTCACCCTCCTCATCCAGTTCTGCCTGCTCCCTTTTATCCCGTAGTGGAGCTCATCCTGTTAGCTCTCCTCAGGAAGCCACAGGCATGATCCCTGTACTCCTTCACCTGGAAAAAAGTGAG AAACGTCGGGTTGCACATAGGTCTTTGGAGAGTTTGCTGCTTCTGGTCAGCTCAACACAGGAAGACACTGGACATCTGCTGGCTGAAAGAACTCCACTGTGTGACCTTCTCGCCCAGAGGCTGACTGAACTTTACTTACTCATCCCTTCAACTATCGACCCTGCAGACATCCACAGCTTCTCCGTTGTACAGTGGAG GACTCGCTTTACACAGGACAGTACAGCGGAGAGCCAGTCGTTTCCTGGCAGCGAGAACGTCTACAGGTTTTTCTGCTTTTTGGACCTCTGCAATGAACTCATCAAGCAAGCACCAAAG GTACTTGGTGTTAAAATGGCCAGAGCACTTCACTCTCAGTGGCTTAAAGGAGTCATCCAGCCTCATCTGCTTCAGAT GTCAGAGGTTGGGATCCTGGTACACACCACTCTGCTGTCATGTTCTGTACGTCACATACACTCTCCTGCACTCCTGGAGGAACTGGTTCAGTTTATGTTGGGCAGTGACACAGATAGCGAAACGCGCCAGCACTTGCACACACACCTTCTGCGTTACCGCCTTATTGAACACTGCAACCATATCTCAGATGAG ATCAGCATCACAACATTGCGTCTCTTTGAGGAGCTTCTACAGAAGCCTAACAGGAGGATCTTGAGCAATCTGGTGCTTCGTAATCTTGAGAACCGCAGCTACAAACTACCTGGAACAGGAGCCTCGGATGAAAGACTCAGAGTCGAGAGTGATCTTTTGGATGAGTCTGA GGAGCTGGAAGAGGATCCCTTTTTCCCAGACATGTATGATGACAGTGGAGACAGCAACCATGAGCCTCTTCTGTCTCTGCCCAATGTCAGAGAAAGACTTAATCCCAATCTGCACACGCAAGTTGTTGACACAGTCAACAG tggtCTTACATCCTCGTGTACTCGTGTAACTTCATCATCatctgccaaagttcagttccaatactcaagactgcaagaacagaggacgcgtaaaacttcctggatgtgttcttaa